ACAGGAAGTAAAGCCTTCTTAAAGACATCAGATATTTTGGTAACTTACTAACCTTTGCATCTAAAGTGGGAATCAGTGGAATAATCAGAAAGCTCATTATTCCACAGAGACGGTCACTTCTGATTGAACAACTTCAATCGTGTGGTTTTTCTCCATCTTAAAAAGGCATCTGACACATTAAACCATGATATGAATTTTCTAAGCTTACTGCAGGATTTTATTAGAAAAATTAAGTTTAAATCTTATCTAATTGGGAAACGTGATGTTGTTCTCCAATAATGAAAAGTAACCCCTTTTAACCTCTGacaggtgttccacagggttctgtccTCAGCCCACTTCTGtttgtttaaatataaatggaCTACAGCCGCGTCCTGGTGCAGGTTTACAGAGGGGACACCCAGCATTTAGAAAACAGTctttaaggagcttggaaagaaaagtggatGGATTTCTTAAAGTTTCTTGAATTTGGTCTTTGCTCAGCGACGTGACTGCCTTCTTTTCTCGTATCGTGAGTTTAGATGGAGGAACTTTTGtactggagagggtggctgaaaCCTTCACCCTGATGTGCTGCTTGGGGTTGTTACTTTATTAATCCTTATGGCGGTTTCCTTGGCTGTGATGACATCCACTACGGGCAGCTGTTGTGGAGaaatggcaaaaacagagtCCTTTGGCTAGCATCTTCTGTTCAGCTTCAGTGAGAGTCCTGCCTGAAAAGTTCTTCACCCATTTTTCCTGACTGTCCTCCGCTGTGACGTCTTCCTGTTCTTGTTTGTATTGTCTAGACTGGGAAATATAAGTTTTTGTTAGGAAAGTATGGAATTTTTGgagttgtctttcttttccttaaatgtgagcttagccttgtccacaaaCCCAAAAATGTCTTCTAACATAGGAGAGAGTAAGGGTTTGATTTGAGTTCCTGCAGAATCTGATCTTGTTGTGGAGTGCatctatagtgaaatggacCCGCCTCATCCTTTCACCTAGAAGTTGGTTTTGTGCTCTCCACAGAAACAACGCCATTCTGTGTCCCCTCACCGTGGATCCAAGGTGCAAACTCTTGGAAAAAAGTCTGCTTTGTCTGTATCTTAGGTTGAAACGGAGATGGTTTCTATAATCCGCTAGTTTCCTTGATTCCTTTTCATACTCCAGTTGAAGGGTATTCCTCCCTAAGTGCAAGGCATTatatctgtgaaggttctcagtcatccaggtcacaCTACTCTAAAGAGTctggaaagaaaagcgactggacttcttaaagtttcGTGAAACTTTGCTTTTCTCCGTCCTTAAAACAGGCAAATAAGTTAAAAATTCACGTGTGAGCCACAGCACAAGTTTCAGAGCTACAATATCTGATTTATTTTAGTTTCAAGAAGCACACTAAGAAGGTGCCCCAGGCTGCAAAAGTAAATTTATAAAGATATTAGAGACTCTGTCAGCTCAAGCCACATTTGTTTTTCCCATTTACATTATGATGCAACGTCACGGTCACCTGCAGCAGTTAGGCCTCCCACGATGGTTTACAGTCAGGAAATATACACTTTGGATACTGTTAGGTTGCACATTTGCAATTTTATAGCTTTGTTCAATAAAAGGCGGAGCTTACTATTGAAAACTGCACAGCTGCTTAGACCCTGACTGGGTTAAAGTGAACCAGTTTGTGAATCAGTCGTTAATATCTGCTGCCTCCTGTTTTAGGTACTTTATTATACTGCACGGTCTGgatttgttgtttgtgttttttggtttgtgtcTACAGTGAAGTTTATCTGATTTCGTGCATGAATGCATTTTGTAAGCAGATTACACAGATTACCAAAATagaactgtttgtttttaatgaggaAAAGGGATTCAGTTCATCTATTGGTCAATTACAGCTAAAGTTTCATCAGCAGCAGCGAAATTCAGCAGTAACCCCAACAAAACAGGTTCCTTCCGCTCAACAATTTATTCTAATTTACTACAGACATGAAGCACCTGTCCCACCTGTCCCCAGGTGTTACTCCTCTGGTGTTTCAGGAAACTGAAAAGGAGCCAGTCTGAGTTTAAGAGCGCCGTGACTCTTGAGCCTCGCTCTGGAGATCAGATGCAGGGTTAGTGTTCTGTATTCTCCTCTCATGTCCCAGTCCACACAGGAAGCAGTATTATCAAACTGCAGATTGTGTCCTTGCACCACGTAGTGTATCATCTCCTGTAAATGCGCTCGGTCACTCTGGGTTTGTGTGGAAATATTCACGGCGGTTGTGAGACTACAGCAGCTCAGCACCATCAGAAATGCTGATTATTACAGTGTGGAAAACTTTTAGAATTTGACACAAATAAAACtagagaaagggaaaaaacaaaacaggatttaggcacataaataaaattgagctCTGGGCCTAAATCTGCGTGTGCTCGAGTCACCAGTGGAAAGCAGCTTTTGTGTCCAGCGGCTGAGACCAACAAACAGGAACACCGACCAGAAAGACTCCCGACTGATGAGAAGCTCCTCGCACTGCTCAAACCTGTCGTTTCTCCCGCTGGGTTTCAGAAGTGCGAGGCGGGATGATGTCGGTGGTGATGGTGGGCCAGCTGCCCGCTGCTGGCCTTGTCTCTCAGCATGGTTAGTGCAGTATTGGAGAAATCCCTCAGGATGTCCACGGTCTCCCGCTGGAGCTGCAGGGACTCCTGCACAAACTCCTGCTGGCTCTCCACGAGCAGCTGGACCGATTGAGCCAACGTCTCCAGAGACTGAGACACCGAGGTCAGGAGCATCCTGCTGGcccgctgctgctgcaggctttGAGACGCCACCTGGGCGACCTGCTCGTGTGACCTGCGTGAGGACGCTCCAGCTGGGAGGGGGTCCGATAGGTTTGAGCCTAAGGTGGGGGGAGTACTGCGTGGAAAGTtggaggagggaggaggctggcttttagaagaagaagaaatagtgGCAGAGGTGACTGTTGAGACAGCGGAGGATTGAGAAGTGGAGGAAGCTGCAGGTGGTGGAATTGAGGTAGAAGGTCGAGGGTGAGAGGAAGCCCCATTGGCTGCAGCAGGTGCAGAGGAAGATGATGGAGGAGGGAatggagagggagcagggagggTGGAGCCAGGTCTGTTGGAGGTGCTGGGGGACCGTGATGGTGGAGGGACAACAGAGGATGAAGCAGCTTCTGAATCAGAAGCCAAAGGAAAGCCAGAGGACGTGGAAGccactgaggaggaggaaggtccGGGTGGAGGTCTGCTGGAGGAGGAGTTGTTCTGGATGGTTTGGATCTGGCCGTTGCTGCTTCGGGAGTACGTGTAGACGGGCTTCACCCTCATCAGGGCGTTATCGGGCAGAGGATCGAGGGAGGTGGGGGGTGGCCGGATGGAGGAAGGGTAGGAGAACATGGAGTCGTCGTTTTCATCAAAATCCATCATGTGTTCTGTGAAAGACAAACAGGAGGATCTTTGTGCAGTTTATTCTTTAAAGGAGCAGCACTGAAACATGCAGGGTGATTCAAACTCTCATTACTGTCATTAATGCTGTCACCAGATAAAACGAGGACAGAAGAAACCGCACCGTTGAGATGTTTGCATCGTATTTCTGCACGCAGTAAACCGTTTTTGTTTCTCCACATTTTACAGGAAGCCTGCTTTTATTAGGAATGCACAAATCTAGAAGATGAATGTTCAGGGTTTTCATTACTTATTCCTCACTTCACTGCCTCCATCAGATTATGGCCGAGGCTCAGGTATGACATTCATGCTTGTGCCAAATGAAAGCAGGAAGTTTACAGGAACTCACAACATTTTCACTTTCTTGTTCAAACACCCACGTCATGCCTGATTCATATTACTTTAAATGCACATTATGGATCATTTTTAACACTTGCAGCCAAAAGTTGGACtgcatggtttaaaaaaataagtatcAACAGTGTCCTTACCTCCATCATCACCCAGGTCAAAGTCAGACGAGGAGTGGAAAGGATCTCCTGTAAAAAACATGAGAACGTCATGAAAATGTCCAAGAAGGCCTCAGAGATAAAGGCTTTGACATCTGAACTGGAtataagaactttttttttttcttcttaaacaaTCGATTTGTACGTCGGTGACGACGGGAGATCAGTCTGCGTCTCACAACCAACcgtttcatatttatattaaatGTAAAACAGGACCCTGAAGCTCCTTGGTTTACACCTCAGAGTCTGGTCCAAATAACCCTCGATCGAGCTGCCTGAGCTTTTTCTTTACTCACCGCCAAGTTCTTTTTCAGGTGAGGAGAGAGGTGAAAGGTCAAAAGAGGGTCCTCCTGATAAAGTGTGAGTGCCGTCTGTCAGACTGAGGTAGGAGTAGGGGGAACTGTTGCAGGGTAGCCCTTTACTGCACATCTTTGAGAAGTCGTCGTCTTCTCCCAGGTCCAGATCGCTGTCGCCGTCTGAAAACCAACACATGAAATCTGAGTCAATTCTGATACTCTGACTGGACGGATCGTCATAGATATATCTGATACCTTTTTTAACCTCTCTCAGTTTTACACTGACCACGCTAACAATGCAGCGCCATCCTGCGAAGTGAAATTCCTTTGAGAGGCAGCGAACAGAGCGCATCTGCTGATTGGCTGCCAGTAATGTGATCAGCTTCCAGCTGCAGCTTTTCACACATGAGCAGCAAAGAATACATCAGACAGATTACTTAGTTCAGGTCAGTTTGTGCATACAGTGTTTTCCTTAGCCTCTAGGGGCGGTGCTGAGTGCAACGCTTCTCTAGACTTTTAGCACTTGACCCAGGAAGTACACAGCCCCCAGCAGGCTGATAAAAACACTTTCTAACCACAGTCTGTGTACACAGCACATTaaatctgtaataaaataaacaacagaacagaacacacacactgaatccACAGCAATATGAAATATACACCAGTGTCAGTGATGCACAACGCTGTAACTCGAGTCAGTTATAAAATCAGCTGCTCGAATTTAGACCAGCTTTTACAGCCACCTAGCAGGATGCAGAGCATCTCTGCTGCCAGAAGGTGGCGTTAATGCACCGTGAAGCTGTCGAACAACAGATCACCTCACTAGCAGGTGCTGGGTCACTGACAGCTGAGTGGCAcggtgagaaaaaaaacaggagaaaccTGTGAAGTCGAGACAaatttctgaaaaacaaacaaaaatgaggTCTGGTTGAAACGCCAACGCGTGCAGTGACGTGACGGCAGCTTGGGGTGAGACTGATCAGCCTTTTATGAGGTAAAAAGGACAATTACATTACAGAATTTATaaatttaaaatacagaaactAACACGTGTTTGCATTACGGGCTGGATGGCATCATCTTGTTTCCTTTCCTAAAGGATGGGTTTTAGTGCATCCTTTGTCAAAGGAGGCAGCAGCGAAGCGCCTTTCCTTCGGATTTGGAGAGTTGAACAGCTCTTATCGTGGCTGAAACTCTTATACTTCTGGGTCACTTCACTCAGAAACCTTTCCAAGACAGAAAATGGACAATCTGATAAAACCCCGTGTTGCTCTATGCCTCGCCTCACCTCCTCTAGGACTCATCATCAGTATCTTATGGACCATCCTCTCCACGGGGCCCAGTTTCTTCTTCCTCAGGGTTGTGCCGTTGGGACCCCGCAGCGCTGCAATACGTCGCTTCCCATCACATTTGAGGTCTGCCCACTTCTTCATGATCTGACGCACCTGAGTGGAAACGAAACCTTTGAGGAGTGCTGAGTGACATATCCCATCCATCACACTGCCTGCAACTGCTGCAAGTTATTAAACTACAATCCGTTTATGAAGCACAaacgataaaaaaataaatctatcgcATCCTGAAGTGAAGACTTTCAGCTTATGTGATTATTAAGTTTGGTAGGAATATAATTGGCAAAGGTTTTATAGGTTTTATACAGCCTTTGTGTTCaaacagcagagggcagcatgGTGTGGCAGGACTGAATGGCCTTATCTATTAATTCGCTCATCTGGGAGAACTGATTCTTTTTACATGACTTTGAATAAATTAATAACGtaatgcagaaaaacaaaactttgaagGACAGATCAGGACTTTTCTGAACTGTTCTAACTTCACTAATCATCTTTTGAAGGACTTTCTGGAGCTGAGAATGATGTAAAACAAACCTCTCTGTGATTTTCTCCCAGACCGTTGATCTGATTGGTGATCTCGACCCATGTCTGTTTCTTCGTTTCAGCCGACACACCTTGGTTAAACTTCCCTACAGAGAGAACGAATCAGTCTCAAGTATTAAATCGCAGCAGTGCTGTAAAACGTGACCCAcgtgctccctctgctggtaaGGATCTTTAAAAGCACAGTGCACTAAAAACAGAATGAGAGCAGACTGACCAGTAAAACATCCTGTAACTTCACAATAAAATCAAATGTTATGTTTGACATCTGACTCAAGTTCTCAACACCACAATCAGTTTCACTTGAAATTTCTTTCAAGAATCAACTTGCTGAGTGAGGCCAGTGTTTCCACAGCTTTGGATTGTATCTGTGGTTCCTGAACtaaacaatattaaaaaatgtcCCTCGGATGTGTTTTAACTGCCCAAACTCCgtgatgacaaaaacaaaaggatggAGGGATTCTGACTGCAGCCTCTCTGAGCAGGGCGACATAGCAGCATCAGAAGCAGCTCTCCACCTGCTGCCAGTCGGCTGGAGTGCATTTTGCAGGAGAATACAGATCACTGTCACCAAATGCAGCCCAAGGTGGTGAAGCTGGCGTCCATCGGCCTATGTGATGAGAGATTTGAGGAGCTCAACACTCGCATGATAAACATGACCAACAGGACGGTCAATAGGTCGTACCAGAATGGCCTCAATGGCGCATGTTTTATTACAAACAGCTCCTCGAAGACTTTCCTCCTAAATAGAAAAGAAATAATCTACTTTTCTATTCCTACTCACTGAGGATGATGTATCTGTTCCTCTTCACCGCCTCCAGCAGCAGCTTGACCTCAGTGAAGGAGAACCTCGGTTTGGCTTTCAATGCTCCTTTTACTCCTCCCACCCTCAGCTCCTCATCATCCTCACGCCACGTGGCTGACATTGCTCCACCGCTGCTTCGGACGGCCCACTAAAACAGAGACCGAGTCCAAATTCACCGCCCTCCACGACTAGCCGATCCTGATCCAGCTGCCAGTCGGGACTAGACACGCCTGGCTGACTGCACAGGACctgcagaaaaaacacaaaggaaaaaacaatgaaagaaatgaaatatggaggaaaaaacactgtgataaaataaactataagCAGGCAGAAATAGAATCTCTGCTTCATAAGCATACAAAATATTTCACTGTTTAAAAACTATTACTTATTATTGCTCTAAATAAGCTCCTTAATAAGCTTCTGTGCAGATCAAAGtttatcttttaattttatacaaaataactttaaattTCAGCATAAACACATGAGTACATTTTGACTAATGTGAGATTTAATCCATGTAAGATAATAACatcattgagttacactaaaCACTTATTCTGAAAATTCAGTCATTGCTAATCAGCTAGTGGTGGTGCTTCCTGTCTCATATTTTCCCATGCTGTCATGCAGGCCTGGGTAGGATGGACTCCATGACTCGTTCCCACTTGTGCCGACTCGATTTGACTGATCAGTCGATTTACATTGCAAACGAGTACCACCTAAATGTGCATGTGGTCATCAAAGTAACGTGGCTGAAAGTCTTGTGATGTCATGTTTAtatgacacaaacacaaaaatggaGGATTTCGAGGTGATGCTACACCTGCTGCTCAGTCTGTGGCTTTCTGTCAGACTCGGGGACCAGAGTGTTGGATGCTGTGTGGCTATTTGTGGCCGAGATTCAAAAATGGCGGTTTTGATTTCTTTGAAGGAGACAATCTCATGACTCATCGAGCAACGCCACAGCCTGTTGACGTCACATTTTTGCAACTAGGGCTGGTTATCGTCAAGGATTTCCATGACCGATTCAATTCTGATTCACAAGGTGCCGATTTGATTCAATTTGATTTTgactcagtcagaaatattataattctgatcatttatccgtacatccatattttatatctatgtataaaaacaaagctgacactgtgagacttcatcagaggtgtgagcagatgcctttgtgtcaaagtaactgaggataaaacacaaaaacacgaAGGAGATTCTCctgttctggctttttatagcagaaaaccttaaaatattctgcagtagaaaaaaaaactgaagaaaaccatgaatcaacaggtgaacattacctgatgcttctgaagtgaagcagagcaaagttacagaggtttgatgaGAGACACAGCTGAAAGTTTTGCAATTTGACATCATTtgtaaaagtttacatttcttcaggATTGaacagaaatgaggctttcttgtcagAGTTCATGTGTGGCAGACAGCGCTGTACACAACGGTAGATtggtgcagaaaacagatttttgatggtaaactggtttctgagtacactgagagagagagctgtgcaggaagtgtaattttatcgtggtggaagcaaaactgCCAAAATAAGAGTGTATCCATGACGATGTTTCTAAACGTGAAGcggttttgatcttcttttgttGCTGGTTCAGTAAACTGTGCGTGCCGTCGGGTTTACATCTTTATCGGATTACCTGCTTTTTAATCGTTTTCTCTTTTAGctgttggtggttgttgaaatagttttgttagctttaacctgagattctggcatttctggaaaaatacatttatatttaagtcgactcaggatttaatgaatccaTATCGCATTATTCAAACTGAAATCGATTTGAATCGGAAAATCAATTTTTTAAACCCAACC
The window above is part of the Pelmatolapia mariae isolate MD_Pm_ZW linkage group LG14, Pm_UMD_F_2, whole genome shotgun sequence genome. Proteins encoded here:
- the LOC134641516 gene encoding uncharacterized protein LOC134641516 — protein: MSATWREDDEELRVGGVKGALKAKPRFSFTEVKLLLEAVKRNRYIILRKFNQGVSAETKKQTWVEITNQINGLGENHREVRQIMKKWADLKCDGKRRIAALRGPNGTTLRKKKLGPVERMVHKILMMSPRGDGDSDLDLGEDDDFSKMCSKGLPCNSSPYSYLSLTDGTHTLSGGPSFDLSPLSSPEKELGGDPFHSSSDFDLGDDGEHMMDFDENDDSMFSYPSSIRPPPTSLDPLPDNALMRVKPVYTYSRSSNGQIQTIQNNSSSSRPPPGPSSSSVASTSSGFPLASDSEAASSSVVPPPSRSPSTSNRPGSTLPAPSPFPPPSSSSAPAAANGASSHPRPSTSIPPPAASSTSQSSAVSTVTSATISSSSKSQPPPSSNFPRSTPPTLGSNLSDPLPAGASSRRSHEQVAQVASQSLQQQRASRMLLTSVSQSLETLAQSVQLLVESQQEFVQESLQLQRETVDILRDFSNTALTMLRDKASSGQLAHHHHRHHPASHF